The uncultured Cohaesibacter sp. genome segment TGAAATCTGAATGATGCCTTCTTCAGCATAGACCGAGGATGCCGGGATCGAAGAGCCGGAGCAGAAGTGGCCGGCCATGAAGACCACGCCTTTGCCTGCCATCTGGTTGGCAACGGCAACAGCCTGTTTCGGGTCGCAGGCGTCATCGCCAACTTCCAGAACGAGCTTCTCGCCATTGATGCCGCCTGCGGCGTTGATATCGGCAACAGCCTGTTCGGCGCCGATTTTCATCTGTTGACCGAAGGATGCATATTGACCGGTCATTGGGCCAGCGGTAGCAATAATAATATCTGCATATGACACGCTGGACATAACCAGCGAACCGGCGATTGCGACACCTGCCAAAAGTGCATTTTTCATGAAAATCTCCCGTGAGATGTTTGTGCGTTCCATTGCGATCTTGTCGAACGCAATATTCTGGTGTGATTTGTTTTTATTGAACCATATGGTCATTTGAATTAGGGCTGAAATTTTCGAAACTTTCAATCCCTTTTTTGCTGTCTCCGTAGCTAAGCCATTGGAATATGGTATTGTTCGGAGACGAGGAAGCGGCGGGTATCCGTCGCGTCCAATCTCGTGCGAAGGCTTAACTCCGCTTTTCCCGCCAGCTGAGCGGGCTTACCTTCTCATACAGCCAATTATACTGATCGACCATCTGGTTGGTGCGCGTGTAGCGGTGACCAAGCCAGCAGGCGGCCAGCAGGACTGCAAAGTCGACAATGTAGAAATGCACCGATAACAGGGTGCCCTCAAACAGTGAGAAATGCAGGAAGCGGACGGCGAGCGCCAGCAGCAGCATATAGATCACGATCTGATAGGTCGGTCGCCAGGATAGAGCGATGCCCCGACCAGACATCCAGGCTGCACCACCGCCGATCAGGACGGTGAGAAAGAAAAAAGCCAAGAAGGAATTTTCCCAGAGCAAAGACATGGTGTATCTCCTTCTTCTCAGTGTCTGCCGCCTTCGAGATAGGCTGCCTGAACTTCCGGATTTTCCAGCAGTTCATGGCCGCCACCCGAAAGGGTGATTTGCCCGTTGATCATGACATAGCCACGATGGGCAAGACGCAGGGCGTGAAAGGCATTCTGCTCGACGAGGAAGACGGTCAGGCCCTGTTTTTCATTCAGCTCCTTGATGACCTCGAAGATCTGCTTGACGACCAGCGGCGCAAGGCCAAGGGATGGTTCGTCGAGCATCAGCAATTTTGGACGGGACATCAGAGCGCGGGCAATGGCCAGCATTTGCTGTTCGCCACCCGATAGGGTGCCGCCGCGCTGGTTTTGCCGCTTCTCGAGAATCGGGAAGAGGTCGAACACCATGCGGAGATCTTCGTCCATATGCGCATAATTGATGACCGCAGCCCCCATCAGCAGATTTTCCATCACTGTCATGCGGCCAAAGATGCGGCGGCCTTCCGGTGACTGGGCAATGGACCGATGGGCGATTTCGTGGGTCGGCAAATGGGTGATGTCTTCGCCATCATAGGTGATGGTGCCTGCGCGCGCCTTGGTGATGCCGCAGACAGTCATCATGGTGGTGGACTTGCCAGCGCCGTTGGCCCCGATGATGGTCACAATCTCCCCTTCATTGACATCGATATCGATGCCACGAAGGGCGATGATCTTGCCATAGTAGGTTTCAATCCCTCTCAGGCTGAGGAGTGGCTCGCTCATGAGATTTTCTCCTCTTCGTGGGCAAGACGTGCTTCTGCTTCGGCAATTTCAACCTCATCGTCATCCACGCCGAGATAGGCGGCGATGACATGGGGGTCATTCTGCACGAATTTAGCGTCCCCGTCGGAGATCTTGACGCCATAGTCAAGTACGACAACGTGATCGGAAATCTGCATCACCATCGACATGTCGTGCTCGATCAAAAGAACAGCTGTATCGTCAAGTTCGCGGATCGAGAGAAGCAGCTGATTGAGTTCCAGCGTTTCTTTGGGATTGAGGCCGGCTGCAGGTTCGTCGAGGCAGAGCAGCTCGGGATTGGTGCACATGGCACGGGCAATCTCAAGGCGGCGCTGGTCGCCGTAAGGCAGGTCGGCTGCCGGATCGTCGGCCCGATCAATGAGATCAATGCGTTCGAGCCAAGCCTTGGCTTTTTCAACCGAGTCCTGTTCGGACCGCCGGAACGATTTCAGCCCCAGCACACCTGCAATTGTGAAGACGGAATCGACCATCAGTTTGTTATGCTGGGCGATCATCAGATTTTCCAGAACGGTCATGCCGCCAAACAGACGGATATTCTGAAAGGTCCTTGCCACGCGGGCATGGTGTGAGATCTGAAAGTCTGGCATCCGCTCCAACAGATATTGACTGCCGTTGGCGCGATTCATGGTGATGCGGCCCTCGGTCGGCTTGTAGAAGCCGGTGACACAGTTAAAGACCGTGGTCTTGCCTGCGCCGTTGGGACCGATCAGGGCGGTAATGTCGTTGCGACCGACCTCAAAGGAGAGGTCGTCGATCGCCACCAGACCACCGAAGCGCATGGTCAGATGCTCAACGGTGAGGATCGGGTTGTCTTGCCAGCTGGTCATCCTTCACCCTCCGCAACGAGATCGCCTGAAACGGCTTTCTTTTCTTTCAAATAGACAGAAGGTTCACGACTGGAGACGAGACCACGCGGTTTCCAAACCATGATGACAACCATCAGGAGGCCAAAGACCAGCATGCGCAGCTCTTCAAGTTCTCGGAAGACCTCAAAGCCGCCAATCATGAAGATCGAGGCGATGACGACACCCAGCTGGCTGCCCAGTCCACCCAGAACCACGATGGCGAGAATGATCGCCGATTCGATAAAGGTAAAGCTTTCCGGTGAGATAAAGCCCTGACGGGTGGCAAAGAAGGCACCGGCAAAGCCGCCAAACATGGCACCCAGCGAGAAGGCGGTCAGTTTGGTGTTGGTGGTGTTGATGCCGAGGGATCGGCAGGCAATCTCGTCTTCGCGCAGGGCTTCCCATGCACGGCCAATCGGCAGGCGACGCAGGCGCATGGTGATGAAGTTGGTCAACAAAGCCAGTGCGAGGATGAGATAGAAGAGGAAGATCACCCGGTGCAACGAGGAATAATCCAGTCCGAAGAAATCGGCAAAGCCGTTTTTGCGGGTGAATTCAAGACCAAAGAAGCTGGGGCGCGGAATGCGCGAAATGCCATCCGGGCCACCGGTGAATTCATACCAGTTCAGAAGCACGACGCGAATGATCTCACCAAAGGCCAAGGTGACGATGGCGAGATAATCGCCGCGCAAACGCAAGACCGGGAAACCAAGAATGATGCCCCAGAAAGCGGCGAGAATACCGGCCAGCGGCAGACAGATCCAGAAGGAAAGGTCGAAATTCTGTGCCAGCAACGCATAGGAATAGGCGCCCACGGCATAGAAGGCGACATAGCCAAGATCGAGCAGGCCAGCAAGGCCAACCACGATATTCAGGCCCCAACCAAGCATGATGTAGGTAAGGACCAGAATGCCAAGGTCGATCGCATAGCGGTTGCCATAGAAGGGCAGGGTGATGGCGAAGACCAGCAATGCCGGGCCAATGAAGGTGCCAATCTTGGTCAGGGTGTCGGCTTTTGGAACCAGAGACTTGGTCGCATCGGCAATGACATTGTTGCCCTGCCAGATGAACAGGCCCATCAGCAGGCGGCCGACAAAGACCACGGCGACCATGGCAGCGACCATTGGCCATTGGGACTTGAGCGTCAGGCCGCCGGGGATCGTCTCAGTCTTCAAGCCAACCATGATACAGGTCAGCGCAAGGGTGACGAGCGCGGCCAGACCTGCATCTTTCAACGCAGACTGGATGCGGCTTTGAGGTGCTGCAGACATATCAGACCTTCTCCACTTCTGGCTTGCCGAGCAGTCCGGATGGCAGGAAGATCAGCACAATTGCCAGAATCGAGAAGGCTGCGACATCCTTGTATTCGACTGAGAAATAACCAGACCAGAAGGTTTCGATCAGGCCGATCAGGAGGCCACCAAGCATGGCGCCCGGCAGGGAGCCGATGCCGCCAAGAACGGCTGCGGTGAAGGCTTTCACCCCGGCAAGGAAGCCGATGAAGAAATCGATCACGCCATAATAAAGCAGGAACATGATGCCAGCGACCGAGGCAAGCGCTGCACCCATGACGAAGGTCAACGAAATGGTGCGGTCGACATTGACGCCAAGCAGGGCAGCCATTTTCTGATCCTGCTCACAGGCGCGCTGGGCGCGGCCAAGGGAGGTCTTGTTGATCAGAAGGGTGAAGCCAGCCATCAGGCACACCGTGGTCACAATGATCAGGATCTGCATATAGGAAAGCTGAACAACAAAGCCATCCTCTTCCATCAATTGGAAGCCGCCCGTGATCTGCGGTGGCAGAGGCTTGACGCGCGCGCCCTGAACGATCTGGACGAAGTTTTGCAGCACAATGGACATGCCAATCGCTGTGATGAGCGGAGCCAGTCGGAATGAACCGCGCAACGGACGATAGGCGAGGCGTTCGACACTCCAGCCCCAGACCGAAGTCATCAGCATCGAAACGATCAGCACGATCAGCAGCACGATCGGCAGAAAGGTGACACCCATGGCAGTGACGGCCAGAAGGGTAATCAGTGCGATGAAGGCACCAACCATGAAGATGTCACCATGGGCAAAGTTAATCATGCCGATGATGCCATAAACCATGGTGTAACCAATGGCGATCAGGCCGTAGATGGACCCTAGTGTTATGCCATTGATCAGCTGTTGTATAAAATATTCCATTTGACTCGCTGTTCCTGAGCTCTTTGTGGCTTGATCACCACTTTTTTTGTTTGGAATGTGATGCTTATTTTTGTTTTGAGATCTATGTCCCGGACAACTTTTTAGCAAGAAGCGAGATCGGACACAAATGTTTCGAACCAGATTTCGATCATTATTGATATATTTCGGGATAAGTGCCCAAAATTTGACCAAATGAATTCGGGTCTACGATAAAAATGGCGAGGAAATAGCTGACTTTTGGAAGGATGGTTGCGAAATAGTCGGTTTTTGTGGAACATTTCCACCGAGGTGGTTGTTAATTGTGCAGATGTGGCGGATCTTTATGACAAAAGTCTTAGAACATCTTGCTAATACGTAGTCTTGACTCGTAAATACTGCGGTGCAGCTAACTTTGGGTGCGCTGCGAAATATTTGTCACAGTATTATTACTTATGGGTTCTTTCCGCTTTAGTTTTTGGCATTTGGGCTTTTGAAAGGCGCTGTCAGCTTTGAGCGTTGCTCAAATCAAGCCCAGGCTGCGGAAACTGGTGTGACCATTTCGGGCGACGATAATATGATCATGGAGTGAAATGCCCAAGGGCTCGGCTGCATCGGCCACCTGTTTGGTCATGTCGATATCTGCCCGCGATGGTGTGGGGTCGCCGCTGGGGTGATTATGGACCATAACGATGGCCGTCGCCGACAAGTCCAGCGCCCGTTTGACCACTTCGCGAATATAAACTGGCGTGTGGTCGACGGTGCCGGTCTGCTGCACTTCATCGGCAATCAGGGCATTCTTCTTGTCAAGAAAGAGAATGCGGAATTGTTCAATGTCATTGTAGGCCATGGCGGTGCGGCAATGGTCAAGCACGGCCTGCCATGAGGAGAGGATCGGGCGGTCCTTGACCCGATCAGACGCAAAACGGGCAGCGGCGGCCTGAACCAGCTTGAGATCGGTGACAACGGACGGGCCAATGCCATCCATTTCCAGCAACAGCTTTTCAGGGGCCGCAAGCACTTCGGCAAAGGAGCCAAAGCGCTTGATCAGCGCTTTGGCCAATGGTTTTGTATCCCGGCGCGGAATGCTGCGGAACAGAAGCAGTTCAAGCAATTCATAATCGTGCAGTGCTTCGGGGCCAGCGTCGCGAAACTTGCCGCGAAGCCTGTCCCGATGGCCCAGATAATGGGGCGTGCCTGCTGAATCCTTCAAACCGCGCATGGATGCCCTCTAGCTATTGGCTTTTATATAGGGCGGCTTGTCATAACCTGCTGGTGACAAGGTGAAGATCTCGCAGCCATCCTCGGTGATGCCGACGGAATGCTCGAACTGGGCCGAGAGGGACCGGTCACGGGTGACCGCTGTCCAGCCATCATTCAACACCTTTACATGGGGTTTGCCCAGATTGATCATCGGTTCGATAGTGAAAATCATGCCGGGCTTGAGTTCAACCCCTTCGCCCTTGCGGCCATAGTGGAGAATGTTTGGTGCATCATGGAACAGGCGGCCCAGACCATGGCCACAAAAGTCGCGCACCACGCCGCAGCGTTCCCGCTCTGCATATTCCTGAATGGCCGCGCCAATGTCGCCTGTGGTGTTGCCCGGTTTGGCGGCCGCAATGCCGATTTGCAACGATTCATAGGTGACTTCGATCAGGCGTTCGGCGGCGCGCTTGATCTGGCCGACGGTATACATGCGCGAGCTGTCCCCGTGCCAACCATCAAGGATATAGGTGACGTCGACATTGACGATGTCGCCTTCCTTCAGGGGCTTGTCATTGGGGATGCCATGGCAGACCACATGGTTGATCGAAGTGCAGCTGAATTTTTTATAGCCGCGATAATTGAGGGTCGCGGGCACGGCGTTATTTTCTGCGCAAAAGCTGCTGATATAATCATCAATGGCTTGGGTGGTGACGCCGGGGGCAATCAATTCCGCTACGCCATCGAGGGCCCGGGCCGTCAATTGTCCGGCGCGGCGCATGCCTTCAAAGGCTTCTTCGTCAAACAGCCTGATGTCTCCGGTGTTGCGCAACGGGCCATCGTCGGCCGCAATATAATTTACCATTGGGTCTGTTCCGTTCGTCTTCTTTTTGGTCTGGCTGAAACCGGCCATGGCCGCCCAGCCCTGATTGGGGTCTATGTTCCGCGTTTTGCAATCTCTGTCAATCGGCAAAGGGCAGAGAATGGGTGAGGTGGATACCCTGCGGAGATATA includes the following:
- the radC gene encoding DNA repair protein RadC → MRGLKDSAGTPHYLGHRDRLRGKFRDAGPEALHDYELLELLLFRSIPRRDTKPLAKALIKRFGSFAEVLAAPEKLLLEMDGIGPSVVTDLKLVQAAAARFASDRVKDRPILSSWQAVLDHCRTAMAYNDIEQFRILFLDKKNALIADEVQQTGTVDHTPVYIREVVKRALDLSATAIVMVHNHPSGDPTPSRADIDMTKQVADAAEPLGISLHDHIIVARNGHTSFRSLGLI
- a CDS encoding ABC transporter ATP-binding protein, encoding MSEPLLSLRGIETYYGKIIALRGIDIDVNEGEIVTIIGANGAGKSTTMMTVCGITKARAGTITYDGEDITHLPTHEIAHRSIAQSPEGRRIFGRMTVMENLLMGAAVINYAHMDEDLRMVFDLFPILEKRQNQRGGTLSGGEQQMLAIARALMSRPKLLMLDEPSLGLAPLVVKQIFEVIKELNEKQGLTVFLVEQNAFHALRLAHRGYVMINGQITLSGGGHELLENPEVQAAYLEGGRH
- the livM gene encoding high-affinity branched-chain amino acid ABC transporter permease LivM: MSAAPQSRIQSALKDAGLAALVTLALTCIMVGLKTETIPGGLTLKSQWPMVAAMVAVVFVGRLLMGLFIWQGNNVIADATKSLVPKADTLTKIGTFIGPALLVFAITLPFYGNRYAIDLGILVLTYIMLGWGLNIVVGLAGLLDLGYVAFYAVGAYSYALLAQNFDLSFWICLPLAGILAAFWGIILGFPVLRLRGDYLAIVTLAFGEIIRVVLLNWYEFTGGPDGISRIPRPSFFGLEFTRKNGFADFFGLDYSSLHRVIFLFYLILALALLTNFITMRLRRLPIGRAWEALREDEIACRSLGINTTNTKLTAFSLGAMFGGFAGAFFATRQGFISPESFTFIESAIILAIVVLGGLGSQLGVVIASIFMIGGFEVFRELEELRMLVFGLLMVVIMVWKPRGLVSSREPSVYLKEKKAVSGDLVAEGEG
- a CDS encoding branched-chain amino acid ABC transporter permease LivH (LivHMGF is the membrane component of the LIV-I/LS branched-chain amino acid transporter), producing MEYFIQQLINGITLGSIYGLIAIGYTMVYGIIGMINFAHGDIFMVGAFIALITLLAVTAMGVTFLPIVLLIVLIVSMLMTSVWGWSVERLAYRPLRGSFRLAPLITAIGMSIVLQNFVQIVQGARVKPLPPQITGGFQLMEEDGFVVQLSYMQILIIVTTVCLMAGFTLLINKTSLGRAQRACEQDQKMAALLGVNVDRTISLTFVMGAALASVAGIMFLLYYGVIDFFIGFLAGVKAFTAAVLGGIGSLPGAMLGGLLIGLIETFWSGYFSVEYKDVAAFSILAIVLIFLPSGLLGKPEVEKV
- the map gene encoding type I methionyl aminopeptidase, which gives rise to MVNYIAADDGPLRNTGDIRLFDEEAFEGMRRAGQLTARALDGVAELIAPGVTTQAIDDYISSFCAENNAVPATLNYRGYKKFSCTSINHVVCHGIPNDKPLKEGDIVNVDVTYILDGWHGDSSRMYTVGQIKRAAERLIEVTYESLQIGIAAAKPGNTTGDIGAAIQEYAERERCGVVRDFCGHGLGRLFHDAPNILHYGRKGEGVELKPGMIFTIEPMINLGKPHVKVLNDGWTAVTRDRSLSAQFEHSVGITEDGCEIFTLSPAGYDKPPYIKANS
- a CDS encoding DUF6867 family protein yields the protein MSLLWENSFLAFFFLTVLIGGGAAWMSGRGIALSWRPTYQIVIYMLLLALAVRFLHFSLFEGTLLSVHFYIVDFAVLLAACWLGHRYTRTNQMVDQYNWLYEKVSPLSWREKRS
- a CDS encoding ABC transporter ATP-binding protein, with the translated sequence MTSWQDNPILTVEHLTMRFGGLVAIDDLSFEVGRNDITALIGPNGAGKTTVFNCVTGFYKPTEGRITMNRANGSQYLLERMPDFQISHHARVARTFQNIRLFGGMTVLENLMIAQHNKLMVDSVFTIAGVLGLKSFRRSEQDSVEKAKAWLERIDLIDRADDPAADLPYGDQRRLEIARAMCTNPELLCLDEPAAGLNPKETLELNQLLLSIRELDDTAVLLIEHDMSMVMQISDHVVVLDYGVKISDGDAKFVQNDPHVIAAYLGVDDDEVEIAEAEARLAHEEEKIS